A single Glycine soja cultivar W05 chromosome 14, ASM419377v2, whole genome shotgun sequence DNA region contains:
- the LOC114383854 gene encoding uncharacterized protein LOC114383854 — translation MSLKWRQFKYELKSKGYDESKIKEEMVAHIPDPRVDPSQYRDLVYYWCSEKRQVYMTINKRNHPKYEDLHCMGTKNLPRRTHEMTTKAKGVQPSRDELKKKMIEAESSQNLQSTQDSTNWKNDIYLKVKGHEKRGRVRCLGKLPHQASSSQSSYANNRIQKLENLLENLVVVLKVHFAEDPQINQVLEAIDQEEHGLDGEDVRML, via the exons ATGAGTTTGAAATGGAGGCAATTTAAATATGAACTGAAATCAAAAGGATATGATGAGAGCAAAATTAAGGAGGAAATGGTTGCTCACATCCCAGATCCAAGGGTTGATCCTTCTCAATATCGTGATTTAGTATATTATTGGTGTTCTGAGAAACGACAGGTATACATGACA ATTAACAAAAGAAATCACCCAAAATATGAGGACTTGCATTGCATGGGAACCAAGAATCTTCCAAGACGGACTCATGAGAtg ACAACAAAGGCTAAGGGAGTGCAACCTTCTCG GGatgaactaaaaaagaaaatgattgaaGCAGAGAGTTCACAAAATTTACAAAGCACCCAAGATTCTACTAATtggaaaaatgatatatatttaaaagtcaAAGGACATGAAAAAAGAGGACGTGTGCGTTGTCTTGGCAAGCTTCCACATCAAGCAAGTTCATCTCAAAGCTCTTATGCAAACAATAGAATTCAAAAGTTGGAGAATTTGCTTGAAAACCTTGTTGTTGTCCTTAAAGTGCATTTTGCAGAAGATCCACAAATTAATCAAGTCTTAGAAGCTATAGATCAAGAG gAACATGGTTTAGATGGTGAAGATGTGAGAATGCTTTGA
- the LOC114383853 gene encoding uncharacterized protein LOC114383853: MGRKWAANRQSLWNEFNDPTKTRDEIIKNVPIGIDKDQWARFVHYRHKPSTLELCRRNKEIQSKQVIPHTGGSKANPRRRNELLLETGKLPSRGQLYIETHKRKDGSFVNEVAKTIAEQIEVVLTQSIVDESEVSPLDVVGRVVGIPIDSEPYAPIKRSFLIGVAVVASFGYSKERDGSWVKLVKEEFGYDDGFNYNKELDFDATLSK, translated from the exons ATGGGAAGAAAATGGGCTGCAAATAGGCAAAGCTTATGGAATGAATTCAATGATCCAACCAAAACAAGAgatgaaatcataaaaaatgtgcCGATAGGCATAGATAAAGATCAATGGGCTCGTTTTGTTCATTATCGTCATAAACCATCAACATTG GAACTTTGTAggagaaataaagaaattcaAAGCAAGCAAGTTATTCCACACACTGGTGGATCCAAAGCTAATCctagaagaagaaatgagttg TTGTTAGAAACTGGGAAGCTACCAAGTCGTGGACAATTATATATTGAAACTCATAAAAGGAAAGATGGATCATTTGTAAATGAAGTAGCAAAGACTATAGCG GAACAAATTGAAGTAGTATTGACTCAAAGCATAGTTGATGAATCTGAAGTTTCTCCTCTTGATGTTGTTGGTAGAGTGGTAGG CATCCCtattgattctgaaccttatgctccaatcaagagatctttcttGATCGGTGTTGCTGTGGTTGCATCCTTTGGTTACAGCAAAGagcgtgatggctcttgg GTGAAGCTCGTTAAAGAGGAATTTGGGTATGATGATGGATTCAACTACAACAAGGAGTTAGATTTTGATGCCACTTTAAGCAAGTAA